The genomic stretch tctctatctctgtctctctctctatctctctatctctatctctctctctctctatctctctctatctatctatctctctatctatctctatctctatctctctctctctctctctctctctctctctctcaccgaatgGAAACGAAGAGCCGTCTGCAGCCAACCAGCAGTGGGGTCGGACAGACAGGTCGCACTGTCCAGTATCTGGCCTCCTGTCTCCTATCAGCTCCCAGTTTTATATAGCCCCGGTCCACCTTCACTTCTTTGCTGCACTTTCCTCTGTGAGTCCGAAACCATCCGTCAGCCTGGGGCCTGAGTTCAACTCTTCCGTCACTTTTTCTTTCAAGACTGGccatttgaaagtgtgtgtgtgttgggtgtgtgtgtgtcggggagaaggggggtgggtgggggctgttggggggtgggtcggggtggTGAGAGGGTGCTTGGTTGCTTGATCATTAattcaacgtctgttcactaaagtgatttcagacgacgtgttttgtgtgtgtgtgtgtgtgtgtgtgtgtgtgtgtgtgtgtgtgtgtctttgtctttgtctgtatccgtgcgagtctgtgtctgtgactccctatatatatatatatatatgtgtgtgtgtgtgtgtgtgtgtgtgcgcgcgcgcgcgcgcgcgcgtgtgtgtgtttgcgtgagtgcgtgtgtgtagtgtgccagTGTATGGCCGGTTTGACTCcatttgtgtgtttctctttgcaaacacacacacacacacacacacacacacacacacacacacacacacacacacggacagactgagagacagagacagagagagacagagatactcacCACAGACCGTGACGTGACACACAGAAGGGATCCGGAacctgacgaagaagaagaggacggagGTGTGGCTACACCAGGCTGATCGCCCTCAGGGCTGTGTCACCTAACTGCAGAAACCAACAGGAAAACCGCATTGAAGGAAACGGAACTGGGCCAGGTAGTTAATTACTCCTGCTTCAAGAATGTTCCGTGTTGAAACAGACTTCAACATAGCCCATTAACAGTCTATGCACACACGTGCAAAGTATACGAACGTCAGTGCGGGCGCGCATCCCGGCAGACATACTGTATGAGTGCGCGCCGGCGCGGTCTGTCTGAATACCACGACGTCACAGCTTTGTGGCAAAGGGGgtgcgcatgcttgtgtgcaCTGCACTGATGtactgacacacatgcatgcacgtcgatacgcacgcagagagagagagagagagagaaagagagaaagagagagagagagagtgacaccgtcgggacacacacacgcacactcacacacacacacacacacacacacacagagtcacacacgcacgtacagtcacacacacacacacacacacacacacacaccgtggctgaCACACATCTCGATAACTTTAATTCATcatcaaaacagacacacaactgAACTGCAACCCATGGTTGCACTCATGAGGTAGGAACTTACCCCCACTGCACTTTACACCGCGCGCGAGTGCATGAACAGCCTGGATGCAAactgcgcgagcgcgcacgcgcacaccacacacgagAAAACACTGTGCTATAAAACACTATGGATGCACGACACTCAAACATGCACTACGCACACAATACATTTAAAGCacgtaaacacacgcgcgcgcgcacacacatatctaaactcacacagacatgggCACCTCAGTCCCTTCACAAACATATGGCTCACCTTCATTCATGGCACAAACTGTAAGCAGAacaatagttacacacacacacacacacacacacacacacacacacacacacacacacacacacatgccggttTTAAATAACTTAATCGCAATAAACGTGTGGATCTACATATTGACGGCGGAATAATAGTCTTAATGATAGAACGAAAATCAGTAGGCCGGAGACACTCATACATTGAGAATCAGGAATAACGTATATTTCActgatccaaacacacacaagacaactgGTTCGCCCTTTCTACATggaacatatccacacacacacacacacacacacacacacactgttttccgTGTGAACAAGTGTCACTATTCGTCCTCTGAAGGAGCCCTCGAACCTTGGAGGTATTCAACATGGGACGCAACTGTCCAATGTCGTTGTTATCACTTCTGTATTTTCCGGTTGAAAGACAAGCATAACTTGTGCAGTGACATtattccagtaagaaaacgtacagtgcagcgggagtattaccattagaggatcaaagggaacttgcgtgtagtaaatttctCTTGCCGGAGAAGTTTAACggatgaaaatgatttggaatcagaaataactctcaaatccgaccgcgattttccaaagagagctagatctatatcctctcataccacacggCTGGGAACAGACAtgtcaaatattttaacaaattccgccGTGCGTGattaaaaccccacattttgcaaAAAGGTCTGTGGTATCGCATACACCTGTATgagaacttcaaagagcgcaatttgatatcgatcatactaatctgaccaaagatgacaactgccataaatttacttacatcgcatcaGTGTACGAATCCATtcggaagagaaataccttaatcatctaaagatatatCAGTTCTAATGGCGTTAACTCAAGATATCCTTttcgaaaactatatttcagagtCTATTTTgcgttgattctaaatcagttcttcacgctatcgaacttataaaagaaatggTCAGGTATGAACTCGttattattgaaatcaaccatttgattcacgaactcttacaaagaggctcttacataaccttttgctggattccttctcattgcggtttttattATAATGAAAAAGGAGCTaaaagttccatgaaggagttagatttaaatatttcgctttcactacaggaaggttacaccatggtagaaaaagtccaacgGTCAAAATTTCGGTTTGAAGAAAAGCACACCACAACTCGGAGTTACtgcataagaatatacagaaaatgtgtgGTTTCaggggaaaacattaccatagtgattttcataagaggcaaatcatttctctaatctgcagatggaaaatgaattgttttaagacaaaatatgtcagtaatgtttcttgcatctgtggtgctcacataacagccgatcatataccaacttgtgataagtctcacatccctgaactgagatcatcttcagtgttgacgatcttcagcagtccattgcttatGTATGACTATTTCAaaaactccttgttaaatagtccagttggttcactgttatacttgttagtttttcattagaaatgtgttatactgttatgcttatttttttcttctttttttttttaacaaaacttaaatcaatcattttctatatgtaacacacacgcgcgcgcgctcacacactttCGTACACTGTAATTtcctcgccccctccacccactcgatttttttcctaccctcgtccaatatcactgacagtgaaaagacgttaaactaaagaacgaacgaacattatTTTGTGTCACAAGACTTGTCTCCCATTGCGAGCATCTCATTTCTTGAACACGACGTAAGTTACAATTTCTGTTTGGTGCAGTGATTAAAATCGGTAACAACGGGGTTCTGTGCTTTTTGtcataaagaaaaggaaacgacACGAGGTGACGAATATTTGTTCTCTTATCACTTCATTGTTgtagattcttttctttctttttaaaaaaaatcaataatcacgATTAATTACCACTTTCGACTTCAGGCACAAAGATGGTGAAGAGGTAGTGTAAAATAATCTAATTTCGACCGGTTCAGTCACCTGCTTTGGTTCTCAACAAATTACTGTTGACTAACAGCATACCTATTTGATTCGCACAGTCAGTAACTTTTGTCAGACTGTCTGTGATCGAATACAACGCCTGTCGTGTTTATCATAattatcgtatcatatcatatcaatatcaaggcgtgcaggcctgacaaggccttttgcccgcttgaagtggggaagaaaaagagagtccccacatatgtctggtgcatttttcaacatggagtacgcaatgcttgaaaaatcaagaaATATGTAGATGAGTTGTATTTATAATTTTGTAAATGAATGTCAAgataatttttttaatgtattcactGTACCTGCGGAAACAACCTCTTGTGACAAAttattattccaaacatttgttactctgttagtaaagaaatgtgcaaatctggaagtttttaaTGAAACTTTttatagtttgtaggaatggcctcttgtaacactgttctcattcaatgtaaacaaagagttctgctgtcatataatccatgagtcattttatacatctctattaaatcaccacgcagtcttctataatctaaactaggtaactgaagtgcttgcaaccttccatgcatgtgaagtcatacatgtaatgatgtatgcatgttcgcatgtgtacacacacacacacacacacacacacacacacacacacacacacacagaaattaaaTTCTTAACTACATGTGTGATACATGCATGCTTTCAGACATTGTGACCAAATGGCATCCCCTGATCAGCAAGTGATGTCAGAGGTGAAGATAGAGATTGATGTGGCTGAAGAAACAGGACCACTGTGGATGACACAGGATCAATGTTCAGGTCAGTTGCACATTCACCGTTTTTATTTCATGACATTTCATATCTTGGCCCAGTAGTAACtagtatggaacaaactgccttTCTCAATCTCTTATATGGATTCCACAGTACAGTTTAGTTTTTAAAAAGTATAACAAAACACACTCTTCCAATGTTTCATTATGCCTACCATCTTATTGACTTTTCTTCTAGAAGTTatgatggacatgtgtgtgtacatatgcagtttatgtgttagtgtgtgcactCACTCACCTCACACTTGTTTTTGTATGGTGTACCTGATGCATAcaatatgtttatatgtataacTTTTTATTGTAAACTCCACAAACTCCCTGTCTGGGATGTGTGAGCATcagtcttcattatcattattactgctatggtttattattattattgaaattatctctttttttatcactgttatcattattaaaattTCAAGTCAATTGACAGTGTACAACATCTTGGTGAGGTCCTAGGAATCAGCCTTGTGTCATTGTTCTTGAACCAGCACACAGTGACTGCTATTGTAGAGCTAGATGTGTTCAATTCCAGTCTTAGACATATTCACCCtcatatcatcattcttgttgtgtacaattccagtcttagacatattcaccctcatatcatcattcttgttgtgtACAATTCCAGTCTTGGACATATTCACCCTCATATCATCGTTCTTGAACCAGCACACAGTGACAGCTATTATAGTGCTAGATGTGTACAATTCCAGTCTTAGACATATTCACAAAGTCTTTCACTTTCtgtatatttcattatttgtgtggatgtgttttatttttgtggtgttttttgtttgttttgcaatcACTGTCAGTTGGATTGTGACCATTtcgggtgattgattgattgattgatggatttaaTGTTAATCAGTTACTGTTAATTGAGTCTCAAGCATTTGTGATGAGCttttttggtgatgtgtgtgtgcgtgcgtgcgtggcatgcgtgcgtgcgtgtgtgaacggTGGATCTGGGGAATGTGATggtgatagaggaagagagatgtaGTTGACATTTGATGCATAACTGTTGCAGGTAGCACGTGTGAAACACCTGAAAATAATGTAGGCACAGCCACCACACCCtgtgagacagacactcagaatcCATCAGCTGCTGTCATGaagtctgaaacagacagacacacagacagtggtccAGGTATTAAAGCTGAACCAGTTGATCAGGATGCAACAAGTGGTGTGTTTCACCACTTCCAGTCTGTAGTCAAAAGAGAAGGGGATGTGAACATCAAATGTGAATCCTGTACCTGTGTTCATTTGTCTTCTTCACCAGTGACTCCATGGAATTTAAAGTGTCATTTTCAGTGTGAGAGATCAGAAGTTCAGTTCCAAACTGAATCTATCAGCACAAACATAAACCATGATGttatcaagactgaaccagtcacagcaaacaccagcaatgatgtcatcaagactgaaccagtcacagcaaacaccagcaatgATGCCATCAAgaatgaaccagtcacagcaaacaccagcaatgatgtcatcaagactgaacgaGTCACAGCCAACACCAGcaatgatgtcatcaagactggaccagtcacagcaaacatcagcagtgatgtcatcaagactgaaccagtcacagcaaacaccagcagtgatgtcatcaagactgaaccagccatggcaaacatcagcagtgatgtcatcaagactgaagcagtcacagcaaacatcagcagtgatgtcatcaagactgaaccagtcgcagcaaacatcagcagtgatgtcatcaagactgaaccagtcacagcaaacaccagcaatgatgtcatcaagactggaCCAGCCAtggcaaacatcagcagtgatgtcatcaagactgaaccagtcacagcaaacatcagcagtgatgtcatcaagactgaaccagtcacagcaaacaccagcagtgatgtgcaGACTGAAGCAGCGACAGACATCATGATGACGGTGAGACCTGATGCAGTCAGAACTGAATCCACCTTCAGGAAGGATGAAGACAACAGACCAGCAGGTGATAACCAGGTGGGTAAAACTTCTGGTTTGGGGTACTTCATATTTTCTACAAGATATGTAATAAACACTtatcctttttaaaaattttttttttttttattattttttttatctctcttgggctgtggttttgtttcttttccttctaagtTATTCTTCAACGAAGTGCACACAGCTGTTGTAATTTAGAAAGTTTATATAAAAAAGAGTAGTTTTTCTGACAGTATGTGTTTAAGGTAtataaaagagatagagagataaacttTAGTAATCttaattttttgtctgtttttttttttgtttgtttttttaaatcgatTTCCTTATAAATAAATTCCAGTTACAGTGTCAGTGCACTTCTGTGAAGACACAAAAAATAATGGAGAATTAAACATTTCCACAGAcattttactgttattattgttctggttgtttgtggtttttttttttggggggggggggttgtttgtttgttgttttcatagTATTTAGCACTTTAATGACACAAATTGAAACATTGATAAATAGCAGTGCACTTGTTTCATTTTCAGCTGAAAGAGTTCATATATTCTGCTTTGTAGTTGTATGGAAGTTGCATTAAGCATACTTCCATGAACAGCAAAATTCTGCTTGTAATGGAATATCAGTCTGAATATATACTATGGGAAATGAATTAGTCAACACATCTCACTATTTCAAAACATtaaattagacacacacacaccctcccccctccccccccccccccccccccccaaaaaaaaaaagaaaagaaaaaaggctgaaGTCAGAGACAGGTTGCTGTGTTTTCCACTCAGTGTGAAGGCCTTACACTGTTTACATTCATCCGAGTAGTTTGTTTTCAACTCTCACCTCAAGTAGACACTTGGTACCCGCTTTTATTTACAAACAAAAGTGTCCCCCAAAACACATGGAAAATCAACAgggaaataaaggggaaaaacGGCTCTCCCTGTGTCAATTATCTCAAACTGGAAGACGGTCattacactacagacagacaaaccgtagTGATTATTTTGGCATCCACTGTCTTCCTTTTCCAAGAAGTCAGATTCATGAGAGACTGTGTGATTTATCAAATCATCTGGAGCAGCACAGTTCTTCTTAGTGGAACTTCTGCTCTCCAACTGTGCGAAGATTCCACAGCTCGCCCTGATGAAATTCACCACAGTTTGCTGAATCAGCTTCCAGCAACTTGTGTATGAACCGATTTTAATTTGAGAACACAATCACATCTGGATCTTGTGGGTTCTTTCCCCCTTCCTAACAGAAGGCCCTGATCACACCCTTCCCTAAATCTGGCAAAGGTCTGACAGATCACATCCACTACCAACCACATAAGGTGCAACAAGTAATGCATTTATAAACATACAACATTAACATGTCATTGTCACCTTTGATTTAGAAAACACCTTTGACACTGTCTGGAATTATTGTATCCTTTCAGACCATGACCATGGCTTTCAAGGTTATCCAGTTTTTATTGacacacgtgtgtaaacaaaCCGAGTCGACGCAATCACCTGGTCTCAATTGTCTGTGTGTAcccgtctgtctgcgtgtgtaccTGTGTTAATTAAACTTTGTTGACCTTTGCTTGACGACTACTGTTAgtgatatatatatgcaaataaaACTCAGTGGTGTGATAGGTATGAGTGAGACCTTTCCAGTCATAACCTGTACTGTGTACAATGATGTGTTGAGGCGCTCAGTAAGAagtcagaggtcaaggtcactTTCAAGACAGTATGCTTTACAGTGTCCTTTTTATTCCAGTGCTGTAATTCACATGTTCAGATCAGTGGgtattatatatgtgtgagtcttgaaggccttgcctcaattttttgtgtgttggaACAGCACATTGTGTGCCTTGGAAAAGCACATTGTGTATTGGTTGTGTTTGTATTACTCAATTTACTGTTAACATTGGTTATTAAAACtgatttttcatttcagaaacTAGTGAAACTTCATTCCTCAGTCATTGACAAAACAACACCTCAGCTGTCAGTGTCTGGAGCGAACAGAACTCCTCTACACAAGTCTGCCAACACTTCTGGGTCACTGCTGTCCCTGAACAGAAGTCACGTGTGTCAGCGATGTCCTGCTGCCTTTGTTCTATTCAACAGTTTAAAACTACATCTGATGCATGTTCATGGTGAGAAACTgcatgctgtgttacctgtgtcctCCACACCTGGTGGTTGTGATGCTGGTAACTATAGCAACATGAATGTGGAAAAGGTTACTGACCTTGATGACAGAGACATTttgcagagaaaaaacaacaaatctgaTGATAACACAGACAAGGAAAGTAAGGAGAAAAAGAGCAGGCaccatgtgtgtgacgtgtgcagtaaggcttttattCAGGCTTgtgacttgaagagacacaagttgattcatactggtcataaacagtttgtgtgtgatgtgtgcagtaaggcttttactctggcTTGTAACCTgaagaaacacaagttgattcatactggtcatcaACTAAGAccatttgtgtgtgacgtgtgcagtaaggcttttactctggcttgtaacttgaagagacacaagttgattcatactggtcataaacagtttgtatgtgatgtgtgcagtaaggcttttactgaggctggtaccttgaagagacacaaggtgattcatactggtcataaacagtttgtatgtgatgtgtgcagtaaggcttttactcaggctggtaCCTTGCggaaacacaagttgattcataccggTCCTAAaccgtttgtgtgtgatgtgtgcagtaaggcttttattGAGGCTCgtgacttgaagagacacaatttgattcatactggtgataaacagtttgtatgtgatgtgtgcagtaaggcttttactcaggctggtgacttgaagagacacaagttgattcatactggtgataaacagtttgtatgtgatgtgtgcCCTAAGGCTTTTACTTGGGGTTGTACCTTgaagaaacacaagttgattcataccggtcctaaaccgtgtgtgtgtgacgtgtgcagtttCTGAGGCTGGTAAcctgaagagacacaagttgattcatactggtcataaacagtttgtgtgtgacgtgtgcagtaaggcttttacttgGGCTGGTGacatgaagagacacaagttgattcatactggtcataaacagtttgtgtgtgacgtgttcagtaaggcttttactctggctggtatgttgaagagacacaagttgattcatactggtcataaacagtttatgCTTGACATACGCAGTAAATTTTTTACTCATGTTGGTAAAGTGAAGGCACACAGAAGAatgcacacaggggaaaaacGTGGTCACTTCAAAGTAAAAAGTCACAAGAAGatccacacaggagagaaacctcaCGTGTGCCAGACCGTGAAAAAGATTTTGCTCCAACCAGTACTCTAAAGCAAAAcaacatggcctagaggtaacgcgtctgcgcagaaagcaagagaatctgagggcactggttcaaatcacagcaacGTCGCCTGTCTGCTGTCACTAAATGTTGACTGATtaatccaaacatgacctaatcctacattgtgaagaatgttctttacaaatagtatccaggggttttcagctgtgtctggttggttcatcattgacatatagaccttttggatatggctatcatcatgtgcatccagaatatgagtccagtggctaAGAACTCTGcttgcaatatgaattccaattaGAAATAGCCCAATTCTGCTAGAGCTGGCAGATTCATTggtttagaatgtacccctagaagcagtttgcaaaatttaatatacatttgttcatgtgaatgtttcgaagaaatacagtttctaaagaaatctgtcattcctgtattgaatgaattggtagttctAGTTTAAGCCCATGGGAACCAGAGTTcagatccatatgataatataggtaaaacaagcaaatcaaaaagctgcagtacaatatccaaaaGGATATCGTGCTTTTTAATGATTCGTCAGAGGGAATGTGCTGCTTTTGATGTCTGTTTGGCTAGGTGCTCTTGGGCATAAGAGAATGTTCCAGTTTTGAGAAATAATATACCCAACTACTTGTACTGGTCGGTTGTTTGGATTATATtattgcctattgtgaaaatcaaggcactttgggatcggtgtgtgtgaaaactattactttagttttgtctatgttaatttttagatcccagttttcacaatagAGATTGAGTTTATCcagtttcctttgtaatcctatctttgtcgtggacaaaattactaggtcatcaaCATATAGTAAGCATGAAACAATATCAGTTTTGTCAAGGTCTGTGGATGGTGAGTTAGCAACGCCCAAACATtttggaagatcattgataaagaTGTTAATGAAGTtggactgagtgtgtttccttGCAGTACCCCCTTCAgtatgggtatttcagaagaaaatcctgTATCAattcttgtgcaaactgtggcattttcatacatgcttcgaataactctaaagcaatttccatttataccgatttgatatatttttagcattagagcgtgatACCAGactgtcaaatgctttctgaaaatcaacaaaacaggaGAATTACCTCtttaagtatgaatatgtggtccgaggtcttgtgtgattttcaAAAGCCTGCTTGTTCTTTTGAAGCAAATTATTGTCTTCAAGATAGTTTGAATGTGTGAACGCATTTTGGTACCAATCCTGGAGCTGTCGTGGATGTCTTCTTCTGTTGTCGTGTACAGGTCTATACTGAAGTCGTGGCCGTGTCTTTCCTGTCGGCTTCTCCCACAGTGTGATGTCAAGATGTCGACCAATAATGGCTGCCAGGAAACCAGCACCTCCTGTGTTAGGGTGTACCTCGTCTTTCAAGTGATAGTCTGCACGCAGGTTGTCATGACCTAGGAAAGAGATGTTGTCCAGTTCATGAAGCTTTGTATACAGCAAGGCGTTGAACAAGTCTATTCTGCGACTGAACTCCTTCTGACAGGTGGTTGTGGCCTTGCTGATAACGATCTTGCTGCTtgctttcatttctcttcttatttGTTGAACAGCTGAGGTCAGTTTATTGCTGGTTGCTTCTGCGTGGAGATTTCTTAAGTCATTTACACCCACATGTATGAGGACAGTGTCAGGACTGTCAGACGTGGTGTCAAAAGTACACTGTTCTGCAATGGGCGTCTTTTTCATCATCACGTTCCGTCCTTAAGAATGACCGAGTCGCTTGTGGTCTATGCCACTGAGTACTGAATCATGCAGTACAATAACACGTGGCGAGTGAGTGGTTGAGCTCATTGTCATCTCCGAGTATTGCGTTGTCGTCCTTGGAAGCATCACTGTGAGCATCAGTGCCAGAGTCGTCTGTGTTTTCTCCTTGGGTCATGTTAACCCAGCTGACGTTgatgctcttttcttctttattgtctCCTTGTGTTTTACAGCTACTTGAGGGGACGTGTGTTTCTTCATGCTGTGTATTCTGTTTTGTGACGCTGGCTGAAGTATGTGTTTGTAGGTTTGTTTTTGAATCTTTGCTGGTGGATGGGACTGGGGTTTCAGGGAGAGCGTTATGTTCCTTAAGCTTCAcatttgtttatctgtcagtacagtgtctgtgaaggtcagggtttgaatccctgtctcaccctttctcccaagtttgactggaaaatcaaactcatcgtctagtctttcagatgaggggatgaaccaaggtcctgtatgcagcacacacttggcacactgaaaaagaacccgtgacaacaaatgttgtcctctggcaaaattgtgtagaagaaatccactctg from Babylonia areolata isolate BAREFJ2019XMU chromosome 33, ASM4173473v1, whole genome shotgun sequence encodes the following:
- the LOC143277249 gene encoding uncharacterized protein LOC143277249 yields the protein MASPDQQVMSEVKIEIDVAEETGPLWMTQDQCSGSTCETPENNVGTATTPCETDTQNPSAAVMKSETDRHTDSGPGIKAEPVDQDATSGVFHHFQSVVKREGDVNIKCESCTCVHLSSSPVTPWNLKCHFQCERSEVQFQTESISTNINHDVIKTEPVTANTSNDVIKTEPVTANTSNDAIKNEPVTANTSNDVIKTERVTANTSNDVIKTGPVTANISSDVIKTEPVTANTSSDVIKTEPAMANISSDVIKTEAVTANISSDVIKTEPVAANISSDVIKTEPVTANTSNDVIKTGPAMANISSDVIKTEPVTANISSDVIKTEPVTANTSSDVQTEAATDIMMTVRPDAVRTESTFRKDEDNRPAGDNQKLVKLHSSVIDKTTPQLSVSGANRTPLHKSANTSGSLLSLNRSHVCQRCPAAFVLFNSLKLHLMHVHGEKLHAVLPVSSTPGGCDAGNYSNMNVEKVTDLDDRDILQRKNNKSDDNTDKESKEKKSRHHVCDVCSKAFIQACDLKRHKLIHTGHKQFVCDVCSKAFTLACNLKKHKLIHTGHQLRPFVCDVCSKAFTLACNLKRHKLIHTGHKQFVCDVCSKAFTEAGTLKRHKVIHTGHKQFVCDVCSKAFTQAGTLRKHKLIHTGPKPFVCDVCSKAFIEARDLKRHNLIHTGDKQFVCDVCSKAFTQAGDLKRHKLIHTGDKQFVCDVCPKAFTWGCTLKKHKLIHTGPKPCVCDVCSF